The genomic window CACCCTCACCGCGAACTGCGAGAAGAAGTTGCTCAGGGCCGTCACGTCGCCGTCGATGCGCTCGATCATCTCGCCGGGCGTGCGTTCCTTGTGTTCCTGCATGTCGAGTGACAGCAGGTGCGCGGTCAGGTCGGCGCGCAGCCGGTTGGTCGCCTGCCAGCCCACCCGCGCCCCCAGGTACGTCGCCCCGGCGCTCAGCAGTTGCACGCCCACAGCGAGCACGAGGTAGGTCACGGCGAGGCGCACCAGCAGCGCCACGTCGGCCTGTGCCCCCAGCTTGGCGGCGTCCACGAAGCGCGAAAGCAGTTGCGGCAGCAGCAGGTTCAGCCCCGTGCCGACGAGCAGCAGCGCGGCGAGGGCCGCCACCGCGCCCCGGAGCGGCCCCAGGTAAGTTCGTAACACGGTCAGGGTAGGGGAAGGGGCAGCCATGCGTTCAGGCTAGGCGAAGTGCGGGGCCGGCACATCGGCCAACTGGCGGAGGGCGCCCGGCAGCTCAGCCTTCCAGCAAGCGCTGCACCTCCGCCGCCCGCGCCGTGAGATCGGCGTCGGAGACGGCGGGTGCTCCAACATCTACCTTCAGCTCACCCAGCGGCACCCAGCTCACGCAGCCGAGCATCTGCGCCGTTTCGGTCAGGGTCGGCGGCTCACGCAGCGGCCAGATGCGCAGCACCAGCGCGTGCACCCAGGGGCGGTTCTTATAGGCGAACTTGCGGGCCATCGCCTGCGCCGTGAGCGCTTGCAGCGGCTCCAGCCTCTGCGCAGCGGCGAGGTCGGTCACGCGGTGCACGGCCACCACCTCGGCGAGCGCGGGGGGCCTGACCCGGCCCGGCGCGGGGTCGGTTCGCAGCAGCGGCGCGAATTCGGCGCGCAGTTCCTCCGGGTTCTGGTGAACATACGTGGGGTACAGCACAAAGCGGCGGTGCTCCACCTCGAATTCGCCGTGCCGCTCGTGAATGCCGCCCTTGCGAATCAGCAGCGAGGTCTCGCCCCGCGTCAGCAGCCCGCACTGCACGTCCCATTCTTTGAGGCCCACAAGTTCGTTCATGACCTGACAGTAGACCAAGACAGCCGGGGGAGACCAAGACAGCCGGGGGCCACCTCTACCATCTGCCCGGCCGGTCTGATAACGTACCGAGTTGCGCCGTCCGGCGAGGTTTGACTTTGCCGCGTGACCGCACCGACAGCAACACTATGAGGAGGTGAATCATGAACCAGTACGATCTCAACCTGATCCTGAACCCGAACATCAGCGCCGAACAGGTGCAGACCGAGAAGGATTACATCGAGAACGCCGTGCGTAACGCGGGGGCTGAAATCAGCAACCTCGACGACCTCGGCAACCGTCGCCTCGCCTACCAGGTGGGCAAGGACCGCGAAGGCTACTACCTGATGTACACCATCAAGGCTTCGGGCAACCCCGAAACCGCCATCGCCAGCAGCCTGCGCCTGCGCGACAACGTCCGCCGCGTCCTGGTGGTCAAGGACCGCCCGGAGTGGAAGACCAAGAAGGCCTGAGCCTTTTATGTCATTGACATAATTGACTCTGCTTGTTACTATCTAGTGAACCCGCAAGGGCCGTCCGCCAGCAACATCGAACTCTAGTTATTTTGCCAGCTACCCAAGGAGAATTTGTTATGGCCCGAGGCATGAACCACGTCTACCTGATCGGCGCACTCGCCCGTGATCCCGAACTTCGCTACACCGGCAACGGCATGGCCGTTTTCGAAGCCACCGTCGCAGGCGAAGACCGAGTGATCGGCAATGATGGCCGTGAACGCAATCTGCCCTGGTACCACCGCGTGTCGATTCTGGGCAAGCCCGCCGAATGGCAGGCCGAGCGCAACCTCAAGGGCGGCGACGCCGTGGTGGTTGAAGGTACCCTGGAATACCGTCAGTGGGAAGCGCCCGAAGCGGCAAACGCAGCGCAGTCAACGTCAAAGCCCTCCGCATGGAACAGCTCGGCACCCAGCCCGAACTGATTCAGGACGCTGGCGGCGGCGTGCGCATGAGCGGCGCGATGAATGAAGTCCTGGTCCTCGGCAACGTGACCCGTGACCCCGAGATTCGCTACACCCCTGCGGGTGACGCTGTGCTGAGCCTGTCGATTGCGGTCAACGAGAACTACCAGGACCGTCAGGCCAGCGCCAGGAAAAGGTTCACTATATCGACGCCACGCTCTGGCGCGACCTCGCCGAGAACATGAAGGAGCTCCGTAAGGGCGACCCGGTCATGATCATGGGCAGGCTCGTCAACGAGGGCTGGACCGATAAAGACGGCAACAAGCGCAACAGCACAAGAGTAGAGGCGACGCGAGTCGAAGCCCTTGCCCGAGGCGCAGGCAATGCCAATTCGGGCTACGCCGCAGCCACCCCTGCCGCACCTCGCACGCAGACCGCGAGCAGTGCCGCACGCCCGACGTCTGGCGGCTACCAGAGCCAGCCCAGCCGCGCGGCGAACACGGGGAGCCGTTCGGGGGGCCTAGATATTGATCAAGGTCTCGACGATTTTCCGCCGGAAGAAGACGACCTGCCCTTTTAATGCAGGCCCTGGGGGCCTAGCGCCCCCGGCTTCCGGCCACACCAAGGACACCCAACATGACCCAGCAAGGAAACAGCGGCGAACGCAAGCCGCGCGGCAAGGGCCCCAAGCGCCCCCGCAAGCCGAAGGTCGATCCGTTCTCCATCGGGGAACTGGAAATCACCGATTACAAAGACGTGAAGATGCTGCGCCGCTTCGTCAGCGACACCGGCAAGATTCTTCCCCGCCGCCGCACCGGCCTCTCGGCCAAGCACCAGCGCCGCATCGCGCAGACCATCAAGGTCGCGCGTCAGCTCGCGCTGCTGCCCTACACCGAGAAACTGGTCCGGAAATAAGGAGTCCTTGACATGCAAGTGATTCTTCTCGAACCCAGCCGCCTGGGCAAGACCGGCGAAGTGGTGAGCGTCAAGGACGGGTACGCCCGCAACTGGCTGATTCCCCAGGGCCTCGCGGTGTCCGCGACCCGCACCAACATGAAGACCCTCGAAGCGCAGCTGCGCTCCATCGAAAAGCGCCAGGCGCAGGAAAAGGCCGTGGCCGAAGACCTCGCCAGCCGCCTGAACGGTGTGGCTGTGGAACTGAGCGTCCGCGCGGGCGAAGGCAAGATCTACGGCGCCGTCACCCACCAGGACGTGGCCAACAGCCTCGACCAGCTCGGTTTCGACGTGGACCGCCGCAAGATCGACATGCCCAAGACCGTCAAGGAAGTGGGCGAGTACGACATCGCTTACCGCGCCCACCCCGAAGTCACCATCCCCATGAAGCTCGTGGTGCACGCCGCGAAGTAAGCCTCAGAGGGAGCAAAAGAAGACCCCGCCCGGTGTGGCGGGGTTTTTCTATTGGGTGCGTTGGGCCACCAGGGCGGGCAAGTCTGCTTCGGGCACGCGGGCCAGTTCGGCCAGGGTGCGCCCCTGCGCCAGCCAGTCGCCGACCAGCCACCAGCCGAGCGCGTAGGCCGTCCGTTCAGGCCCAAACTCCGGGTGAGGCAGAAGAAAGCGCAGCAGGGCGGCGTCGTCCGAGGCGTCTAGCCGGGAGAGAGCGTCCCCCCACAGGCCGCTGCGTACATCCTCGCACTGTCTCAGCCAGTCCACCGTGCCGAGATGGTCTCGCAGGGGTGAAGTGGGATGGAGGGCAGCCGTGGTGCGGGTCGCCAGACCCTCCTGCACGATGAGGGCCGCCACCGAGCGCTGCCAGCCGCCGTCACTGCCGCACAACTCGTGATGAAAGAGGTGGGTCAGTTCATGGGTGAGCACCCACCCGGCCCAGTCGGCAGGCATCTCGACGGGCATACACAGCGAGGTCCCGGCCACAAACGCGTTGCCCTCGAAGCCGCCCACGTAGGTGACGAGGCGGTAGCTGGGAGCAGGAGTCTGAAACAGCGCTTCAAGCGCCTGCTCCGCTTCCCGCGCTTGCCGTTGTAACCGGACAACTTCCGGGCGAAGGTCGGTGGGCAGGTCTGAATACTTCTCCCAAGCCTCGTCCAGCAGGCGGCGGGCGATGCCCTGTCCTCCAGGCGTGGGAGGTACGGCGGCGAAAGCGTAGTGCTGTTGCCACAGCTGCCAACGCGTTTCAGGGTCGGCGTGCTCGGCAAGAGCGAAGAAGGTCCGAAACTTCGGCGTCAGGTCGAGGAGGTCGGGCATGGGGGTATCCTCACCCGCCGCCTACTCCCCCGGTAAGCTCAAGGTGTGAGGAGCGTCCTGACCGTCACCCACCCCGCTGCCGTCCGCCTGCTGACCCGGGGCCGCGCCCGCTGGGTGCTGGGGGCCTTTCTGCGTGGTGAGAACAGTGTGGCGGGGGCCGCGCGGGAGTTGAATCTCGACCTGCGGCTCGTTCATCGGGATGTGGGGGCATTGCTGAGCGCAGGACTGCTGCAAGTGGTCCGCGAACAAAAACGGGCCGGGCGAGCAGTGAAGGTCTATACGGCGACGGCTCCGGCCTTTTTCGTGCCGTTCAGCGCCACCGACGCCGCCGACTTTGCCGAGCTGGGCGGCAAACGCGAGCAGCTGTACGACGAACTGCTGGGCCGGGCGTCCCTACGCAAATTCGAGCAGCTTCACCACGAACAGAGCGGCGGACGCGAGTGGGGGGTGCGGCTGTATCTCGGCCCCGAGGGGCAGGTGCAGGTGGACACGTCCTACGAGGGGGCCGAACTCGTGGAAGCGGCGGTGCGCTATCAGGGGCCGGTGGGCCTGCTGCTCAGTGCCCGCACTGCGCTGCGGCTGACCGAGGCCGAGGCCGAAGAGGTCCAAATCGAACTCATCCGGCTGCTGATGCGCTTGCGGCCCATAAGTGTGCAGCACGAGCAAAATGGAACCGGCCAGCCGTTTCTCCTGCGCCTGGGGCTGGTCGGCGTTTCCGAGGAAGAGGCGCAGAGCCTCCAGTGACTCCACCCCTGCAAACCAAAGGCGTCTTGGCTCACTTTTCATGGGTTGTATCCCGGCGTGGCGCAGGCTGGGGGCATGAGCGACAAAAAGAATATGTTCGAGAACATCGCCGACGCCGCCAAAGCCGGGGCCGACAGCCTCGCGGACCGGGCCCGCGCCGTGGGCCACGACATCGCTTCGCACGTGGGTGATGAGGCGGGCAATGCCCAGGACCGTGCCGAGGCCGCTGCCGCCCGTGCCCGCGCCGAGAGCCACGGCGCCGACTACCGCCGCGAGATGGACAGCGCCAACGACGACCTGCTCAGCGGGCTGGGGCAGGCCAAGCACAAGACCGATCAGGCTGCCGAAAAGGTACGTGCTGATACCCAGGAAGCGGCCCAGAACGCCCGCGAAAAGGCTCAGGATGTCAGGGCCAACGTGCATGAGTCGGCTCAGGACTTCCGGGCCGGAGCGCAGGAGCAGGCGCAGACTCTGCGGGCCGACGCGCGTGACGCTGCCGCTCAGGCACGTGACCATGCCCAGAATCTCCGCACCGACGTCCACGAAAAAGCCCAGGACCTGCGCGAAGGAGCGCACGAAACGGCGCAGAATGTCAAAGCGGACGTTCACAATGCCGCCGAGGATGTGCGCGCCGACGTGCGCGAAATAGACCGCCGCTCCAAAAACCAGGACTGATCGCCTGCGCCTTCCAGTGGCCGCTCCCTCCCAAGCGGGTCAGGGGGCGGCCTTTCTCTTGCTGAGCCGCAGAGGCGCTACCTTGTGTCGCATGACGCGGGAGCGGGGCTGATGCCCGGAACAGGCGGCGGAGAAGGAGCGGTCAGGGAGGGCAAACTGACCGAGGTCAGTTATTCGGGCAACCAGGCCAACGCCCTGATTCACCTCTACCGCGCCGAAGTCGGCAAGATGACCGCCTACCGCCAGCGGCTCGATATGACGACCAACTGGTCGGTGGTGACGACGGCGGGCCTCGCCAGTTTTGCCCTCGGTGACGTGAACAACAGCCACGCAACTTTTTTGTTCGCCATGTTCATGAACTACTTTTTCCTGCGCCTTGAAGCCCGGCGCTTCCGCACCTTCGAGATCGCCCACCACCGGGTCCGCATCATGGAGCGCTTTTTTTACCCCGCCATGCTGGGCGACAAGGTGGACGCCGGGTGGCACCAGCTCTTGCTCGCCGAACTCGCCAAGCCGCGCAGCCCCATGACGCGCAACGACGCGCTCGGCTGGCGGCTCAACCGCAACTACCTGTGGATTTACGCCGCCGTGCTGCTCGCCTGGTTCGCCAAACTCGACCTCAGCGTGCCCAAGGGCTTTTTGCTGGAGTTCCCCGAAACGTTCTCGCTGGCCGACATCGGCAGTTTTCCCGGCTGGCTGGTCTTTCTGGGGGTGGGCGTCTTTTACGCCTACCTGATCTGGCTGGCACTGCGGGCGGCGCGGACGTATCCGCTGGAAGAGGGCTGAGCCGGTCCAAACGTGCGAAGATGGCGGGCCTGCCATGACGACCCTGCCCGCGCCCACCATTTCCACCACCGCCGAACTGCGCGCCCTGCTGCGGCTCGCCGGGCCGGTGGTGGTTTCGCAGTTTGCCGCCAACGCGCTCGCTTTGATTGCCACCGCCGTCATCGGGCGGCTGGGCGAGCGTGAACTGGCCGCCGCCGCGTATGCCAACGCCGCGTATTACCTCGTCTTCATCATGGTGGTGGGGGTCATGCTGTCGGTGGCGCCCCGCGTGGCGCAGGCGCATGGAGCGGGCGACGCGCGGGGCGTGGCGCGGGCGCTCGGCGGCGGGCTGCGGCTCGCGCTGCTTCTGAGCGCCGTGATGCTGCCGCTGATGTGGGCACTGTCCTTCGTGCTGCCCAACTTTGCGCCGGCGGGGGTCAGCCGTGACCTCGTCGCCGCCTACCTGCGGGTGTACTCGCTGGGGATGCTGCCCAATCTCGCCTTTATCGCCCTGCGCGGCACGCTGGAAGGCACCGGCAAGCCCGGCGCGGTCACGGGCGTGGCGCTGACCGGCGTGGTATGGGCGCTGCTGGTGGCCCCGGCCCTGGCTTTCGGGTGGGGGCCGCTGCCCCGGCTGGGACTGGCGGGCGCGGCGGGCGCGAGTGCGTCGGCGGCGTGGATCATGGCCGCGCTGCTGTGGCCGCTTGCCCGGCGTCGGGTGGCCTACGCGGGGCCGCTCGGGCCGCTGGGCGACGAGGTTCGTGCCCTCTTTCGCCTCGGCTGGCCCATCGGCCTGACGCTGGGCGCCGAGGGAGGCATGTTCAGCGTGACCACCCTGCTGATGGCTCGCTTCGGCCCGGAGGTGCTCGCCGCGCACAACGTGACCATGCAGACCATCACGGCATTTTTCATGGTGCCGCTCGGCATCGCCTCGGCCACCGGCGTGCGGGTGGGCACCGAGGCGGGGGCCGGGCGACTGGCGCAGGCCCGCCGCGCCGGGCTGGTGGGGCTGGGGCTGTCGTCCGCCGTCATGCTGACCTTCGCGGTCATCGAACTCGCCGCGCCGCGCACGGTGTTCAGCGTCTTCGTCAACGTGAACGACCCCGCCAACGCCGGGCTGATTGCCGCCGCCACCGGCTTCCTGAGCATCGCCGCGCTCTTTCAACTGATGGACGGCTTGCAGGTCACCGCCAACGGTGCGCTGCGCGGCCTGCAAGACACCCGCGTGCCGCTGCTGGTGTCGCTCGTCGCCTACTGGGTGGTCGGTTTGGGCCTCGGCTCGGTGCTGTCCTCCGTCGCCGGCCTGGGAGCGCGGGGGCTGTGGTTCGGGCTGACGGCGGGGCTGACCCTGGCCGGGCTGTCGCTGGTGGGGCGGTTTCTGTACCGAACAAGAGCAGGACGGGCCGCCTGAGTTCTCTCAGTGTTCGAGCTTGAGATACGGCAGCCGCTTGTCCAGCCACGCCGGGAGCCACCAGTTCCAGCGCCCGGCGAGTTTGAGGAAGGCGGGCACGAGGACCAGCCGCACCAGCGTGGCGTCGAGCACCACCGCGACGGCCAGCCCCAGCCCCACGCTTTTGGTGGCGACCACCCGCCCGAACATGAAGGCGGTAAAGACGATGAACATGATGACGGCGGCGCTGGTGATGATGCGGGCGGTGTGGCCCACGGCGCGGACCACTGCCTCATCGTTGCTGGCCCCGGCGAGGTGCTCTTCTTGCACGCGGGAGAGCAGAAAAATCTCGTAGTCCATGCTCAGGCCGAACATCACCGCGAACAGCAGCAGCGGCAGCGACGAGTCGAGCACGCCCGCACTCGCCGGGAGGCCGAGCAGCCCCGCGAAGTGGCCTTCTTGCACCGCCCAGGTCACCACGCCCGCCGCCGCGCCCACTGTCAGTGCGTTCATCACGATGCTCTTGAGCGGAATGAGGAGCGAGCGGAATGCGAGCAGCAGCAGCACGAAGGTCCCGCCGAAGACCGCCAGCATGACCGTCGGCAGCGTGTCCGTAATCGCCTCGCTGAATTCGCGCCCGCCCACCGGAGCGCCGCCCACCAGAAAGCGGGAGCCGCTGCCTTCCAGCACCGCCCGGACGCGCTTTTCAAAGGCGGGAGCGAGGTCGGCGCGCAGGGTGTCGTCCGGCACCACCGTCACCCGCAGGAAGGTGCGGTCCCGGCTGAACGACCGCTGGGTGAGCAGGCTCAGCGCCGCCAGGCCATCGCTCGTGCCTCCGCCCGCTGCCTGGAGGTCGGCGGGGGTCAGGAAGGGACTGAGCACCGCCCGCACGCCCGGCAGCGCCCGCAGGTCGTTCACCACCGCCTGAAAGCGGGCGCTCTGGTCGGGGGTATAGCGTTTTCCCTCCAGGTCCAGCAGCACCTCGTACTGGCTGAGCAGCCCGCCCGCGCCCATGTCGCGCACGTCTTGCAGCGCGTCGCGGCTTTCCACGCCCGGCACCAGCCCCCACGCCCCGGCGTAGCCCGTTTTCATGCGGGAGGCGGGCACCGCGAGCAGCAGCAGGAAAGCCGTGCTCAGCACCACCACCGCCAGCGGGCGCGCCGTGACCCGGCGGGCAAACGCCGTCCACGCCGCCGACGCTCCCGCCGACTGCGCCCAGGTGGAGCGCAGCAGGCGCGGGGCGTTGACCCGGTCACCCAGCAGCGTGAGCAGGGCGGGCAGCGCGGTCAGGCTCGCCAGCACCGTCAGCACCACCGCCAGCACGCCGCCGATGCCGATGGAGCGCACGAACGACAGCGGCGGCAGCAGCAGCCCCGCCATGGCAATCGCCACCGTGGAGCCGCTGAACAGCACGCTGCGCCCCGCCGTCTCCACCGTGCGGGCGGCGGCCTCGGCAGCGTTGCCTCTTCTCGCCAGTTCCTCGCGGAAGCGGTTGACCATCAGCAGCGCGTAGTCGATGCCCGCACCCAGCCCCAGCATCGTCACCACGCTCTGCGCGAAGGTGCTCACCTCCATCACGGTGGTCAGAAAGTACAGCCCCGCCATCGCCACGCTGATGCTGAGCATCCCGATGACCAGCGGCAGCCCCGTCGCCACCAGCGCCCCGAAGACAAGCAGCAGCAGCAGGGCAATCAGCGGCAGAGCCACGAATTCGCTGCGCTTGGTATCGGCCTCGGCGAGTTCAGTAAAGTCGTCGGCAATCGCCTGCCCACCTGTCACCCGGATGTCCAGCGCGGGCGAAGCCACCCGGCGCACATACGCCCGGATGCGCGCCACCGCTTCCTTGCCGTCCTCTTGCAGCGGAATCTGCGCGACAGTGAGCGCCAGCGTCCCCGCCGCGTCCCGGCTGCCCAGACCACCCCTCTGCGCCGGCAGCACGCGCGTCACGCCCTTCACATCGCGCAGCCCAGACACGAAACGTTGGTACGTCGCTTGCCCCGGCGCGGTGTCCAGCCCCGGCGTACTGCGGGTCACCAGCAGCGCGGTGTTCGTGTCGGTCTCGCCGAACTTGTC from Deinococcus radiodurans R1 = ATCC 13939 = DSM 20539 includes these protein-coding regions:
- a CDS encoding DUF1802 family protein; amino-acid sequence: MNELVGLKEWDVQCGLLTRGETSLLIRKGGIHERHGEFEVEHRRFVLYPTYVHQNPEELRAEFAPLLRTDPAPGRVRPPALAEVVAVHRVTDLAAAQRLEPLQALTAQAMARKFAYKNRPWVHALVLRIWPLREPPTLTETAQMLGCVSWVPLGELKVDVGAPAVSDADLTARAAEVQRLLEG
- the rpsF gene encoding 30S ribosomal protein S6; translated protein: MNQYDLNLILNPNISAEQVQTEKDYIENAVRNAGAEISNLDDLGNRRLAYQVGKDREGYYLMYTIKASGNPETAIASSLRLRDNVRRVLVVKDRPEWKTKKA
- the rpsR gene encoding 30S ribosomal protein S18 encodes the protein MTQQGNSGERKPRGKGPKRPRKPKVDPFSIGELEITDYKDVKMLRRFVSDTGKILPRRRTGLSAKHQRRIAQTIKVARQLALLPYTEKLVRK
- the rplI gene encoding 50S ribosomal protein L9, with translation MQVILLEPSRLGKTGEVVSVKDGYARNWLIPQGLAVSATRTNMKTLEAQLRSIEKRQAQEKAVAEDLASRLNGVAVELSVRAGEGKIYGAVTHQDVANSLDQLGFDVDRRKIDMPKTVKEVGEYDIAYRAHPEVTIPMKLVVHAAK
- a CDS encoding DUF2270 domain-containing protein; amino-acid sequence: MPGTGGGEGAVREGKLTEVSYSGNQANALIHLYRAEVGKMTAYRQRLDMTTNWSVVTTAGLASFALGDVNNSHATFLFAMFMNYFFLRLEARRFRTFEIAHHRVRIMERFFYPAMLGDKVDAGWHQLLLAELAKPRSPMTRNDALGWRLNRNYLWIYAAVLLAWFAKLDLSVPKGFLLEFPETFSLADIGSFPGWLVFLGVGVFYAYLIWLALRAARTYPLEEG
- a CDS encoding MATE family efflux transporter, which encodes MTTLPAPTISTTAELRALLRLAGPVVVSQFAANALALIATAVIGRLGERELAAAAYANAAYYLVFIMVVGVMLSVAPRVAQAHGAGDARGVARALGGGLRLALLLSAVMLPLMWALSFVLPNFAPAGVSRDLVAAYLRVYSLGMLPNLAFIALRGTLEGTGKPGAVTGVALTGVVWALLVAPALAFGWGPLPRLGLAGAAGASASAAWIMAALLWPLARRRVAYAGPLGPLGDEVRALFRLGWPIGLTLGAEGGMFSVTTLLMARFGPEVLAAHNVTMQTITAFFMVPLGIASATGVRVGTEAGAGRLAQARRAGLVGLGLSSAVMLTFAVIELAAPRTVFSVFVNVNDPANAGLIAAATGFLSIAALFQLMDGLQVTANGALRGLQDTRVPLLVSLVAYWVVGLGLGSVLSSVAGLGARGLWFGLTAGLTLAGLSLVGRFLYRTRAGRAA
- a CDS encoding MMPL family transporter, which produces MRRLALFVSRHPWAVLLVWALLVALSLPFAARAPSALSANPGTLTNAESARVSDLLRDKFGETDTNTALLVTRSTPGLDTAPGQATYQRFVSGLRDVKGVTRVLPAQRGGLGSRDAAGTLALTVAQIPLQEDGKEAVARIRAYVRRVASPALDIRVTGGQAIADDFTELAEADTKRSEFVALPLIALLLLLVFGALVATGLPLVIGMLSISVAMAGLYFLTTVMEVSTFAQSVVTMLGLGAGIDYALLMVNRFREELARRGNAAEAAARTVETAGRSVLFSGSTVAIAMAGLLLPPLSFVRSIGIGGVLAVVLTVLASLTALPALLTLLGDRVNAPRLLRSTWAQSAGASAAWTAFARRVTARPLAVVVLSTAFLLLLAVPASRMKTGYAGAWGLVPGVESRDALQDVRDMGAGGLLSQYEVLLDLEGKRYTPDQSARFQAVVNDLRALPGVRAVLSPFLTPADLQAAGGGTSDGLAALSLLTQRSFSRDRTFLRVTVVPDDTLRADLAPAFEKRVRAVLEGSGSRFLVGGAPVGGREFSEAITDTLPTVMLAVFGGTFVLLLLAFRSLLIPLKSIVMNALTVGAAAGVVTWAVQEGHFAGLLGLPASAGVLDSSLPLLLFAVMFGLSMDYEIFLLSRVQEEHLAGASNDEAVVRAVGHTARIITSAAVIMFIVFTAFMFGRVVATKSVGLGLAVAVVLDATLVRLVLVPAFLKLAGRWNWWLPAWLDKRLPYLKLEH